The following coding sequences lie in one Heyndrickxia oleronia genomic window:
- a CDS encoding isoprenyl transferase, with protein MLKKMKLQKTSKGTQSIEERIQHIQKQELPKHIAIIMDGNGRWAKKRGLPRVAGHHEGMQKVKPITRLANKLGIEVLTLYAFSTENWIRPKMEVDYLMKLPQEFLSAFLPELIEENVKVEMMGHKDKLPVHTMKAVQKAMDDTCNNSGLILNFALNYGGRDEIVNAVQNILQDAKNGQISTEDLTEETISHYLMSKNLQDPDLLIRTSGEIRLSNFMLWQLAYTEFVFTDVLWPDFSEEDLLEAIEEYQRRSRRYGGIQSEGKEQ; from the coding sequence ATGTTAAAGAAAATGAAGTTACAAAAAACTTCCAAAGGAACACAAAGTATTGAAGAAAGAATTCAGCATATACAAAAGCAAGAACTTCCCAAGCATATAGCGATTATTATGGATGGGAATGGGAGATGGGCCAAAAAAAGAGGACTTCCTCGAGTTGCAGGGCATCATGAAGGAATGCAAAAAGTAAAACCAATTACACGTCTAGCAAACAAGCTCGGTATTGAGGTATTAACTCTTTATGCGTTTTCTACTGAAAATTGGATTCGCCCAAAAATGGAAGTAGATTATTTAATGAAGCTTCCACAAGAATTTCTTAGTGCCTTTCTACCTGAATTGATTGAAGAAAATGTGAAAGTAGAAATGATGGGGCATAAAGATAAATTACCTGTACATACGATGAAAGCCGTACAAAAAGCGATGGATGACACTTGTAATAACAGTGGACTTATATTGAACTTTGCTTTAAATTACGGTGGTAGGGATGAAATTGTCAATGCAGTACAGAATATTTTACAAGATGCAAAAAACGGTCAAATCAGTACTGAGGATTTAACAGAGGAAACAATATCCCACTATCTAATGTCTAAAAATTTACAGGATCCTGATTTATTAATCCGGACTAGTGGCGAAATACGTCTAAGTAACTTTATGCTTTGGCAACTTGCATATACCGAATTTGTGTTTACAGATGTATTATGGCCGGATTTTAGTGAAGAGGACCTTCTAGAAGCAATCGAAGAATATCAACGGAGATCAAGACGTTACGGCGGCATACAAAGTGAGGGAAAAGAACAGTGA
- the frr gene encoding ribosome recycling factor has translation MPKQVIANTKEKMTKAIQAYTRELSSIRAGRASASLLDRIVVDYYGAPTPVNQLASVSVPEARLLVIQPYDKTIVSDVEKAILKSDLGLTPNSDGTLIRLAIPPLTEERRKELVKQVKKEAESAKVAIRNIRRDANDDLKKLEKNGEISEDDLRGYSDDVQKLTDEYINKVDELTKSKEQDILEV, from the coding sequence ATGCCGAAACAAGTAATTGCAAATACAAAGGAAAAAATGACTAAGGCGATTCAAGCATATACGCGTGAGCTAAGCTCAATTAGGGCTGGAAGAGCAAGTGCATCATTATTAGATAGAATTGTTGTTGACTATTATGGAGCACCAACACCAGTTAACCAATTAGCTTCGGTATCTGTACCAGAGGCAAGATTACTTGTTATCCAACCGTATGACAAGACTATTGTATCAGATGTTGAAAAAGCTATCTTAAAATCTGATTTAGGTCTAACACCGAATAGTGATGGCACATTAATTCGTCTTGCAATTCCTCCATTAACAGAGGAGCGTCGTAAAGAATTAGTGAAGCAAGTGAAAAAAGAGGCAGAATCAGCAAAAGTAGCAATTAGAAATATTCGTCGTGATGCGAATGATGATTTGAAGAAATTAGAGAAAAACGGTGAAATTTCTGAAGATGATCTAAGAGGTTATTCCGATGATGTTCAAAAATTAACAGACGAGTATATTAATAAAGTAGACGAACTGACTAAATCAAAAGAACAAGATATATTAGAAGTATAA
- the pyrH gene encoding UMP kinase, giving the protein MSTPKYKRVVLKLSGEALAGEQGFGINPSVIKSVAEQVKELAELGVEVAVVVGGGNIWRGKIGSEMGMDRATADYMGMLATVMNSLALQDSLEQNGIETRVQTSIDMRQVAEPYIRRRAIRHLEKKRVVIFAAGTGNPYFSTDTTAALRAAEIEAEVILMAKNNVDGVYSADPKLDKNAIKYDELTYLDVIKNGLAVMDSTASSLCMDNDIPLIVFSIMEKGNIKRVIMGENIGTIVRGKE; this is encoded by the coding sequence ATGAGCACCCCAAAATATAAACGTGTAGTTTTAAAATTAAGTGGTGAAGCATTAGCTGGTGAACAAGGGTTTGGTATCAATCCCTCAGTTATTAAATCAGTGGCAGAACAAGTAAAAGAATTAGCAGAACTTGGTGTTGAAGTTGCTGTTGTTGTAGGTGGCGGGAATATTTGGCGTGGCAAAATCGGCAGCGAGATGGGAATGGATCGCGCTACAGCTGATTATATGGGCATGTTGGCTACGGTTATGAATTCTTTAGCACTTCAAGACAGTTTAGAACAAAATGGAATCGAAACTCGTGTTCAAACATCTATAGATATGCGTCAGGTGGCCGAGCCATATATTCGTAGACGCGCCATTAGACATCTTGAAAAGAAACGTGTTGTCATATTTGCAGCAGGTACAGGGAACCCGTATTTCTCTACAGATACAACAGCAGCACTTAGGGCGGCAGAAATTGAGGCAGAAGTCATATTAATGGCTAAAAACAATGTAGATGGTGTATATTCTGCTGATCCAAAATTAGATAAAAATGCAATTAAATACGATGAATTAACTTATCTAGATGTAATTAAAAATGGCTTAGCCGTAATGGATTCTACTGCTTCATCATTATGTATGGATAATGATATTCCATTAATTGTTTTTTCAATTATGGAGAAGGGGAATATCAAACGTGTTATAATGGGTGAAAATATTGGTACTATTGTAAGGGGGAAGGAATAA
- the tsf gene encoding translation elongation factor Ts — translation MAVTAQMVKELREKTGAGMMDCKKALTETNGDMDKAIDYLREKGIAKAAKKADRIAAEGTTFILSEGNKAVILEVNSETDFVAKNEGFMNLVKELASHLLKNSPATVEEALEQKMENGSTVLETINAAIAKIGEKITLRRFEVKTKSDNAAFGEYLHMGGRIGVLAVLEGTTDQAVAKDVAMHAAALNPKYISRDQVSQEEVDHEREVLTQQALNEGKPENIVAKMVEGRLSKYFEEICIIDQAFVKNPDQKVGQFVKSHGATITDLTRYEVGEGIEKRQDNFAEEVMSQVKK, via the coding sequence ATGGCAGTTACTGCACAAATGGTAAAAGAATTACGCGAAAAAACAGGCGCCGGTATGATGGACTGTAAAAAAGCATTAACAGAAACAAATGGTGATATGGATAAAGCAATCGACTATCTTCGTGAAAAAGGGATTGCTAAAGCTGCAAAGAAAGCAGATCGTATCGCTGCAGAAGGTACAACTTTCATTTTAAGTGAAGGAAATAAAGCAGTTATCTTAGAAGTAAACTCTGAAACTGATTTCGTTGCAAAAAATGAAGGATTTATGAATCTTGTTAAAGAACTAGCTTCTCATTTATTGAAAAATAGCCCAGCTACTGTTGAAGAAGCATTAGAACAAAAAATGGAAAATGGTAGTACTGTACTTGAAACAATCAATGCTGCTATTGCAAAAATTGGTGAAAAAATCACGCTACGTCGTTTCGAAGTAAAAACAAAATCTGATAATGCAGCATTTGGTGAGTACCTACACATGGGTGGCCGTATTGGTGTATTAGCAGTATTAGAAGGAACAACTGATCAAGCTGTTGCGAAGGATGTTGCTATGCATGCAGCTGCATTGAATCCTAAATATATTTCTCGTGATCAAGTATCTCAAGAAGAAGTTGACCATGAACGTGAAGTTCTTACTCAACAAGCATTAAATGAAGGAAAACCTGAAAATATCGTTGCTAAAATGGTTGAAGGCCGCTTAAGCAAATACTTCGAAGAAATTTGTATTATTGACCAAGCATTCGTAAAAAACCCAGATCAAAAAGTTGGTCAATTTGTTAAATCACACGGTGCTACAATTACTGATTTAACTCGTTACGAAGTTGGAGAAGGTATTGAAAAGCGTCAAGATAATTTCGCTGAAGAAGTAATGAGTCAAGTAAAGAAATAA
- the rpsB gene encoding 30S ribosomal protein S2 yields the protein MSVISMKQLLEAGVHFGHQTRRWNPKMKKYIFTERNGIYIIDLQKTVKKVEEAYNFVRELAADGGNILFVGTKKQAQESVKEEAERVGMYYVNHRWLGGTLTNFETIQKRIERLKAIEKMEEDGTFEVLPKKEVVQLKKEHERLVKFLGGIKDMKKLPDALFIIDPRKERIAVAEARKLNIPIVGIVDTNCDPDEIDYVIPANDDAIRAVKLLTGKIADAIVEVKQGEAEETSAPEQAPAEVAE from the coding sequence ATGTCAGTAATTTCTATGAAACAATTACTAGAAGCTGGTGTACATTTCGGACACCAAACTCGCCGTTGGAACCCAAAAATGAAAAAATATATTTTCACTGAGCGTAACGGCATTTATATCATCGATCTTCAAAAAACAGTGAAAAAGGTTGAAGAAGCATACAACTTTGTTAGAGAGCTTGCTGCTGACGGTGGTAATATTCTTTTCGTTGGTACAAAGAAACAAGCTCAAGAATCTGTAAAAGAAGAAGCAGAACGCGTTGGTATGTACTATGTTAATCACCGTTGGTTAGGTGGTACATTAACAAACTTTGAAACAATCCAAAAACGTATTGAACGTTTAAAAGCAATCGAAAAGATGGAAGAAGATGGAACATTCGAAGTTCTTCCTAAAAAAGAAGTTGTTCAACTTAAAAAAGAACATGAACGTCTAGTTAAATTCTTAGGCGGAATTAAAGATATGAAGAAATTACCAGATGCATTATTCATCATTGATCCTCGTAAAGAGCGTATTGCAGTTGCAGAAGCTCGTAAATTAAACATTCCTATCGTAGGTATTGTTGATACAAACTGTGATCCAGATGAAATCGACTATGTAATTCCAGCTAATGATGATGCAATTCGTGCGGTTAAATTATTAACTGGTAAAATTGCAGATGCAATTGTAGAAGTGAAACAAGGTGAAGCTGAAGAAACATCTGCACCTGAACAAGCACCAGCTGAAGTTGCTGAATAA
- a CDS encoding FliA/WhiG family RNA polymerase sigma factor produces the protein MLYKEATEEKKYWDLWLHSRDTHAGDVLVKKYLPLVQYHVHRIAVGLPRSVSKDDLKSLGMLGLLDALNKFDATRDLKFDTYASFRIRGAILDGLRKEDWLPRGTRERAKKIEMATELLEQEYMRPVTAEEIANHMGLTEEEVCQTVNEHFFANVLSMDEHVNEMDDSEMQGFILKDEKAPNPEELLVKGEQIKELSKVITQLSEKEQLVLSLFYHEELTLTEIGEIMGLSTSRISQIHSKALFKLKNILEKQL, from the coding sequence ATGTTATACAAAGAAGCTACTGAAGAAAAAAAATACTGGGATCTTTGGTTACATTCGCGTGATACACATGCAGGTGATGTTTTAGTGAAAAAATATCTGCCACTTGTTCAATATCATGTACATAGGATTGCGGTTGGCCTTCCTCGAAGCGTTTCAAAGGATGATTTGAAAAGTCTCGGGATGTTAGGATTGCTAGACGCATTAAACAAGTTTGATGCTACACGTGATCTTAAATTTGATACTTATGCATCCTTTCGAATTCGTGGTGCTATTCTTGATGGACTTAGAAAAGAAGACTGGTTACCAAGAGGGACGAGGGAACGGGCAAAAAAGATAGAAATGGCTACCGAATTGCTTGAACAAGAATATATGAGACCAGTTACTGCTGAGGAAATAGCTAATCATATGGGATTGACGGAAGAAGAAGTTTGTCAAACGGTAAATGAGCATTTTTTTGCTAATGTCTTATCAATGGATGAGCATGTAAACGAAATGGATGACAGTGAAATGCAAGGGTTTATTCTAAAGGATGAAAAAGCACCTAATCCAGAAGAATTATTAGTAAAAGGTGAGCAAATTAAAGAGTTATCAAAGGTTATTACTCAATTATCTGAAAAAGAACAGCTTGTATTAAGCCTTTTTTATCATGAAGAATTAACACTGACTGAAATCGGTGAAATAATGGGTTTATCCACATCGAGAATATCACAAATACATTCCAAAGCATTGTTTAAGCTAAAAAATATTTTAGAGAAACAACTATAA
- a CDS encoding chemotaxis protein CheD: protein METVIKVGIADLNIVRSPYTIRTTGLGSCVGVILYDESQRLAGLAHVMLPDSSIAKDPTTINKAKFADTAIKELLSKLVMEGSRAHKLKAKIAGGAEMFSFSSQNEMMRIGPRNVEAVKLALLKENIRIVAEDTGGNSGRTIEFDPSTCLLQIRTVNKGTKDI from the coding sequence ATGGAGACCGTCATTAAAGTTGGGATTGCTGATTTAAATATTGTTCGATCCCCATACACGATTCGTACAACAGGTTTAGGGTCATGTGTCGGTGTCATCCTATATGATGAATCCCAACGTTTAGCTGGATTAGCTCATGTGATGTTACCAGATTCAAGCATTGCAAAGGATCCTACAACTATAAATAAAGCAAAATTTGCTGATACAGCAATAAAAGAGCTTTTATCAAAACTAGTAATGGAAGGTTCTAGAGCGCATAAATTAAAAGCGAAAATAGCTGGTGGTGCAGAAATGTTCTCCTTTTCTTCTCAGAATGAGATGATGAGAATTGGTCCAAGAAACGTTGAAGCAGTAAAACTGGCGTTATTAAAGGAAAATATTCGTATTGTTGCTGAGGATACTGGTGGTAATAGTGGGCGGACGATTGAATTCGATCCATCTACCTGTTTATTGCAAATTAGAACAGTTAATAAAGGTACAAAAGATATTTAA
- a CDS encoding chemotaxis protein CheC produces MSIDNGFTTIHLDILKEIGNIGAGNAATALSTLLNKKIEMNVPNVRIVPFHEITELAGGSENVVVSVFLKIEGDANGNMFFILPIEQGERFIRKMTGDQSFSFLADFQNDLGISAAHELGNIMAGSYLTALSDFTNLDLYPSVPALSVDMFGAIISYGLLEVSQVSDYAIVIDTALYEADTLSSVNGHFFLLPNPDSFQIIFKALGVE; encoded by the coding sequence ATGTCTATAGATAATGGGTTTACAACGATTCATTTGGATATTTTGAAAGAGATAGGGAATATTGGAGCAGGGAATGCCGCAACTGCTCTTTCTACCCTTCTTAATAAGAAAATTGAAATGAATGTTCCAAATGTGCGAATTGTACCTTTTCATGAAATAACGGAGCTTGCTGGTGGATCGGAAAATGTAGTTGTTAGTGTCTTTTTAAAGATTGAAGGGGATGCAAATGGAAATATGTTTTTTATCCTCCCTATTGAGCAAGGTGAACGGTTTATTAGAAAAATGACCGGTGATCAATCTTTTTCATTTCTTGCAGATTTCCAAAATGATTTAGGAATTTCAGCTGCTCACGAGCTTGGAAATATTATGGCAGGATCTTATTTAACTGCATTATCAGACTTTACAAATTTAGACTTATATCCTTCTGTACCTGCTCTTAGTGTTGACATGTTTGGAGCAATTATTAGTTATGGATTATTAGAGGTATCACAAGTAAGTGATTATGCCATTGTCATAGATACGGCCCTATATGAAGCAGATACATTGTCAAGTGTAAATGGGCACTTTTTTCTACTCCCAAATCCAGATTCTTTCCAAATTATTTTTAAAGCGCTGGGAGTGGAATAA
- a CDS encoding chemotaxis protein CheW, whose product MTDVIATENVKLIVFRLLDKEYAIPVQQVRAIEKVLHITRVPRTESFVKGVINLRGIVLPIIDLQKRFGIGKILPNDDTRIIIVQMETMEVGLLVDAANDVIDIPKDIIEPQPDIVDMAKAEFISGVAKVDKRLLLLINLEQVLSPLK is encoded by the coding sequence ATGACAGATGTCATTGCAACTGAAAATGTGAAGTTAATCGTATTTCGCTTATTAGATAAAGAATATGCTATTCCTGTTCAGCAAGTACGTGCGATTGAAAAAGTATTACATATTACAAGGGTTCCTCGTACTGAAAGCTTTGTAAAAGGTGTTATAAATTTACGTGGGATCGTATTGCCAATTATTGATTTACAAAAGAGATTTGGAATTGGAAAAATATTACCTAATGATGACACAAGGATCATTATTGTTCAAATGGAAACAATGGAAGTTGGATTATTAGTAGATGCGGCCAATGATGTGATTGATATACCAAAAGATATTATTGAACCACAACCAGATATAGTTGACATGGCAAAAGCAGAATTTATTTCTGGTGTTGCCAAAGTGGACAAACGCTTATTATTGTTAATAAATTTAGAACAAGTGCTTAGTCCACTTAAATAG
- a CDS encoding chemotaxis protein CheA, which yields MEMGQYLEIFIEESKEHLQSCNEQLLLLEKNPHDLSIVNEIFRSAHTLKGMSATMGFEDLANLTHKMENVLDAIRNEKISVSPEILDVVFLAVDDLETMVESIASGGDGKKDVTEVIEKLHIIETGESPIIQSSAQQEVAATVEVVKEDLKNSYDQYEQTIIKQSLEQGFNCLELSISLRSDCLLKAARVFMTFEVLEKSGEIINSTPSVDQLEAEQFDSEFTVTLITQESADEIKKKVMKVSEIENVQIVEIKDVERFHGKTVQELKEEQTNQPINKVKEKTPQKKGEEKQSSTNSANHNKTIRVNIERLDILMNLFEELVIDRGRLEQISKELKHSELDETVERMTRISSDLQNIILNMRMVPVETVFNRFPRMVRQLARDLNKKINLEVIGAETELDRTVIDEIGDPLVHLLRNAIDHGIEMPEKRIQQGKPEEGTIKLKAYHSGNHVFIEIEDDGAGINREKVLNKALSKGILSEEEAAALTDKQVFELILASGFSTAETISDISGRGVGLDVVKATIESLGGTINIDSSEGDGSVFIIQLPLTLSIISVMLVEVGDEKYAVPLSSIIETAIIKQTDILNAHNQKVIDFRGNIVPLVFLKDVFSVPNTSDEDEYHSVVIVRKGNKMAALVVDSFIGQQEIVLKSLGNYLTNVFAISGATILGDGQVALIIDCNALIK from the coding sequence ATGGAAATGGGTCAATATTTAGAGATTTTTATCGAGGAAAGTAAGGAACATTTACAATCCTGTAATGAACAGTTATTACTATTGGAAAAAAATCCGCATGATTTATCTATTGTCAATGAAATTTTTCGTTCAGCACACACTTTAAAGGGAATGTCTGCAACAATGGGGTTTGAAGATTTAGCCAACTTAACCCACAAGATGGAGAACGTTCTTGATGCAATTCGTAATGAAAAAATTTCTGTATCTCCAGAAATTTTAGACGTTGTCTTTTTAGCAGTTGATGATCTTGAAACGATGGTTGAATCGATTGCCAGTGGTGGTGATGGAAAAAAAGATGTAACAGAAGTAATTGAGAAGCTCCATATCATCGAAACAGGAGAATCACCTATCATTCAATCATCAGCACAACAGGAAGTTGCTGCTACAGTAGAAGTTGTTAAGGAAGACCTAAAAAATAGTTATGATCAATATGAGCAAACCATTATTAAGCAATCACTTGAACAAGGTTTCAATTGTTTAGAATTGTCAATTTCATTAAGAAGTGACTGCCTATTGAAAGCTGCACGAGTATTTATGACTTTTGAAGTTCTAGAAAAATCGGGTGAAATTATTAATTCCACTCCGTCTGTTGATCAATTAGAGGCAGAACAATTTGATAGTGAATTTACAGTTACTTTAATTACACAAGAGTCAGCTGATGAAATTAAAAAGAAAGTGATGAAGGTTTCTGAAATTGAAAATGTCCAAATAGTAGAAATAAAAGATGTCGAGCGATTCCATGGTAAGACAGTGCAAGAACTTAAGGAAGAGCAAACAAATCAACCTATTAACAAGGTAAAAGAAAAAACTCCTCAGAAAAAGGGAGAAGAAAAGCAGTCATCTACTAATTCCGCAAATCATAACAAAACGATACGGGTGAATATAGAAAGATTAGATATTTTAATGAATCTTTTTGAAGAGCTAGTTATCGATCGTGGTAGATTAGAGCAGATATCGAAGGAATTAAAGCATTCAGAGCTAGATGAGACAGTGGAAAGAATGACACGTATTTCAAGTGATCTTCAAAATATTATCCTGAATATGAGAATGGTTCCAGTTGAAACTGTCTTTAATCGATTCCCTAGAATGGTGAGACAGCTTGCACGAGATTTAAATAAAAAGATCAATTTAGAGGTTATTGGTGCTGAAACGGAACTAGATCGTACAGTAATTGATGAAATAGGTGACCCACTTGTACACTTATTGCGAAATGCTATCGATCATGGAATTGAAATGCCCGAAAAACGTATACAACAAGGAAAACCTGAAGAAGGAACGATTAAATTAAAAGCATATCATAGTGGAAATCATGTATTTATTGAAATAGAAGATGATGGTGCTGGAATCAATCGTGAAAAAGTGTTAAATAAAGCCTTATCAAAAGGAATTCTGTCTGAAGAAGAAGCTGCTGCGCTAACTGATAAACAAGTGTTCGAATTAATTCTAGCATCTGGATTTTCTACTGCTGAAACGATCTCTGATATTTCTGGTAGAGGTGTTGGATTAGATGTAGTTAAAGCAACGATCGAATCCTTAGGTGGAACGATCAATATCGATTCATCTGAAGGCGATGGATCCGTATTCATTATTCAACTGCCATTAACATTATCAATTATTTCAGTTATGTTGGTAGAAGTTGGTGACGAAAAATATGCCGTTCCACTTTCATCAATTATAGAAACAGCCATCATAAAACAAACTGATATTTTAAATGCACATAATCAAAAGGTCATTGACTTTAGAGGAAATATCGTTCCATTAGTATTTCTTAAGGATGTCTTTAGTGTTCCGAATACATCGGATGAAGATGAGTATCATTCAGTAGTTATTGTTAGAAAAGGGAATAAAATGGCTGCTTTAGTCGTTGATTCGTTCATTGGTCAACAGGAAATTGTGTTGAAGTCATTAGGAAATTACTTAACTAATGTTTTTGCCATTTCAGGTGCAACGATCCTTGGTGACGGACAAGTAGCGTTAATTATTGATTGTAATGCATTGATAAAATAA
- a CDS encoding protein-glutamate methylesterase/protein-glutamine glutaminase, translating into MKTIQVLVVDDSAFMRKLIVDFLQEEPSIEVIGTARNGIEAIEKVNKLRPDVITMDIEMPKMNGLDALTIINKQTPTPIIMLSSTTKIGAENTIIAMQNGAIDFVTKPSGPISLDLIKVKEELIQKVKHASQVNMDKVCRPLVQTKLNKNPVESILVPNHNSWNQSRKKLICIGSSTGGPRALQEVITNLPESIKAPILIVQHMPAGFTKSLANRLNSMSNIKVKEAEDGDILEDGVAYIAPGNDHIQLNKHGSKVSISLDHSPPIKGHRPSVDFMFQSVSKLSEYDKIAVILTGMGSDGSKGLIELKNNGNVKAIAESENSCIVFGMPKSAIATNLVDEIKDLEQISNTIMKYML; encoded by the coding sequence ATGAAAACGATTCAAGTACTTGTTGTTGACGATTCTGCATTTATGAGGAAATTAATCGTTGATTTTTTACAAGAGGAACCGTCTATTGAAGTGATTGGAACTGCGCGTAATGGAATTGAAGCAATTGAAAAAGTAAATAAATTACGACCAGACGTCATCACCATGGACATTGAAATGCCTAAGATGAATGGTCTTGATGCTTTAACCATTATTAATAAACAAACGCCAACTCCAATTATCATGCTATCGAGTACAACGAAAATTGGTGCTGAAAATACAATTATTGCTATGCAAAACGGTGCAATTGATTTTGTTACTAAACCGTCTGGCCCCATTTCACTAGACTTAATCAAAGTAAAAGAAGAATTAATCCAAAAAGTAAAACATGCAAGTCAAGTGAACATGGATAAGGTTTGCAGACCGTTAGTCCAAACTAAATTGAATAAGAATCCCGTTGAATCAATTTTAGTTCCAAATCATAATTCTTGGAATCAAAGTAGGAAAAAGCTAATTTGTATTGGTTCCTCCACGGGGGGCCCAAGGGCATTACAAGAGGTTATAACGAATCTGCCAGAATCCATTAAAGCACCAATTCTTATCGTCCAACATATGCCTGCAGGATTTACAAAATCGCTTGCTAATCGTCTAAATTCAATGAGTAATATAAAGGTAAAAGAAGCAGAAGACGGGGATATATTAGAGGATGGAGTGGCTTATATTGCCCCGGGAAATGACCATATTCAGTTAAATAAGCATGGTTCTAAAGTTTCTATATCTTTAGATCATTCACCACCGATAAAAGGACATCGACCTTCTGTTGACTTTATGTTTCAGTCAGTTAGTAAACTATCTGAATACGATAAAATAGCAGTAATATTGACAGGAATGGGTTCTGATGGTTCAAAAGGTTTGATAGAATTAAAGAATAATGGAAATGTTAAGGCAATTGCAGAATCAGAGAATAGTTGTATTGTTTTCGGAATGCCGAAATCAGCAATTGCCACGAATTTAGTAGATGAAATTAAAGATCTTGAACAAATATCAAATACAATCATGAAGTACATGTTGTAG
- a CDS encoding MinD/ParA family protein — protein MMDQAENLRKMLKKKHSVTARTIAVVSGKGGVGKTNISVNTAISLSKRGKKVLIFDFDIGMGNVNVLLGVDSKYTISDFLEQQIPIQDIIFTAPNQISYISAGNGFDNIVELNREAIDRLLSELEELQYIYDYIIFDMGAGATKANIQILLSVDDIFVITTPEPTAITDAYSMMKYIVLNEVEADHRLFLICNRSEREKEGFQTLERLQIAMKKFLNKEILILGVLPEDSHVRKSVIRQVPFLSEFPRSSITEYLEKIIQTYLGEAKLAMHSSQSNPFIRKLRSFFER, from the coding sequence ATGATGGATCAAGCAGAAAATTTACGGAAAATGTTGAAGAAAAAGCACTCGGTAACAGCAAGAACAATTGCAGTTGTTAGCGGGAAAGGTGGCGTTGGAAAAACTAATATCTCTGTCAATACTGCCATTTCTTTGTCTAAAAGAGGGAAAAAAGTTTTAATTTTTGACTTTGATATCGGTATGGGTAATGTCAATGTACTTTTAGGTGTAGATTCAAAATATACGATTTCAGATTTTCTCGAACAACAAATTCCAATCCAAGATATTATTTTTACAGCACCGAACCAGATATCGTATATTTCCGCTGGAAATGGCTTTGATAATATCGTAGAGCTTAATCGAGAAGCAATTGATCGATTATTATCTGAACTTGAAGAGCTTCAATATATCTATGATTATATTATTTTTGATATGGGAGCTGGAGCGACAAAAGCAAATATTCAAATCTTATTATCAGTTGATGACATTTTCGTTATTACTACACCTGAACCGACTGCCATAACTGATGCTTACTCGATGATGAAGTATATTGTTCTAAATGAAGTAGAAGCGGATCATCGGCTATTTTTGATTTGCAACCGTAGTGAAAGAGAAAAGGAAGGCTTCCAAACACTTGAACGATTGCAAATAGCAATGAAAAAGTTTCTAAATAAAGAGATTCTTATTCTTGGGGTATTGCCCGAGGATTCTCATGTACGAAAGTCTGTCATTAGACAGGTTCCGTTCTTATCAGAGTTTCCTCGTTCATCAATAACAGAATATCTAGAAAAAATTATACAAACATATTTAGGTGAAGCAAAACTTGCAATGCATTCATCACAATCTAATCCATTTATACGTAAATTGCGGAGCTTCTTTGAAAGGTAG